Proteins found in one Lysinibacillus sp. FSL W8-0992 genomic segment:
- a CDS encoding FtsK/SpoIIIE domain-containing protein produces MLFEILTTGLMGGIALKAFSQHKGLSTNESGKIQRIISLAGLNVKDGKDTLATQLIKKNKHEWGWEYKYRIPLGRSFSDYEAKRKVLEDGLNNRKKNIAFNDLRQLNFSGDLLPQLQQLWKAKLKEQKEIELAYDGLLIVRVYDKPLTKEVSFMPGKGWRVPVGVTRARNEFKYHDFEMVPHVVLGGATRYGKSNFINSTICSLMQSNPDHANFYLIDLKGGVELCDYENIKQTISIAYEPQEALHTLQMAYDKMRDIQRDLKRMGKKSVQHAGIKDRYFVIVDEVGELNPSEAVTKEEKRLKLECQTIMSQIARLGAGLGFRLVVATQYPVGDVIPRQVKQNADAKLCFRVQSAVASRVVLDAEGAESLPMIKGRAIYQTADKREILQTSLITSQIIHDTIQPHIIEKKGERVEETAIKPRRTDTVTFEEV; encoded by the coding sequence GTGCTGTTTGAAATCTTAACAACTGGATTAATGGGAGGAATTGCATTGAAAGCTTTTTCTCAACACAAGGGACTGTCAACAAATGAAAGCGGAAAGATTCAACGTATTATTTCACTTGCTGGATTGAATGTTAAAGATGGTAAGGACACATTGGCCACTCAACTTATTAAAAAGAATAAGCATGAGTGGGGTTGGGAATATAAGTACCGTATCCCATTAGGTCGCTCATTCAGTGATTATGAAGCGAAGCGAAAGGTCTTAGAGGATGGGCTGAACAATCGTAAGAAGAACATTGCCTTTAATGATTTACGTCAATTAAATTTCAGCGGAGATCTTCTTCCTCAGCTTCAACAATTGTGGAAGGCAAAACTAAAGGAGCAAAAAGAAATTGAATTGGCTTATGATGGCTTACTAATTGTAAGAGTGTACGATAAACCACTCACTAAAGAAGTGTCATTCATGCCAGGTAAAGGATGGAGAGTACCTGTAGGAGTCACAAGAGCACGTAACGAGTTTAAGTATCATGACTTCGAAATGGTGCCACATGTCGTCCTTGGTGGTGCTACTCGTTATGGCAAGTCTAATTTCATCAATTCAACTATTTGTAGTCTTATGCAAAGTAATCCTGACCACGCTAACTTTTATTTAATCGATTTAAAAGGCGGAGTGGAATTGTGCGACTATGAAAATATTAAACAAACAATTTCCATTGCATATGAGCCACAAGAAGCCCTCCACACTTTACAGATGGCATACGACAAGATGCGTGATATTCAACGTGATTTAAAACGAATGGGTAAAAAGAGTGTCCAACATGCGGGTATTAAAGACCGTTATTTTGTCATTGTGGATGAAGTAGGTGAATTAAATCCATCTGAGGCAGTAACAAAGGAAGAAAAGAGATTAAAACTAGAATGCCAAACAATCATGAGCCAAATAGCGAGACTAGGTGCTGGGCTAGGCTTTCGACTAGTCGTAGCAACACAATATCCAGTAGGTGACGTTATCCCTCGACAAGTTAAACAAAATGCAGATGCGAAGCTATGCTTTAGAGTGCAATCAGCCGTTGCATCACGTGTTGTACTGGATGCGGAAGGGGCAGAGTCTTTACCAATGATTAAAGGTAGGGCGATATACCAAACAGCAGATAAACGAGAAATACTTCAAACATCACTAATCACATCACAAATTATCCACGATACTATACAACCTCATATCATCGAAAAGAAAGGGGAGCGCGTT